A part of Ignavibacteriales bacterium genomic DNA contains:
- a CDS encoding glycosyltransferase family 2 protein produces MNNKKITAFLYSTGNGQGSILARQLLAHELVEKIIFLSNKNDKEIHASPNEILIKNIFSSLVVDELLNRTKTDFALFVFDKNQIEINTQAIFRLIKIAETYSAGITFSDYKILEGEIFKSNPLIDYQYGSVRDDFDFGSMVLISRDLLQKYSNELGELTCSGFYSLVLFASRNSVIKRIPEWLYLQKKSTDKIHFEKQFEYVDISKKDIQIEREKVVTDHLKKIGAFISNPSKLIEINESSFKYEASVIIPVKNREATIADAIKSALGQKTEFEFNVIVVDNHSDDKTSSIIKSFNKKDPRVIHIIPENRTLEIGGCWNLAINDERCGKFSVQLDSDDLYLDDQTLKKIISKFYQEKTAMLIGSYKLVDFQLNEIPPGIINHTEWTDDNGSNNALRINGLGAPRAYYTPLIRQIQFPNVSYGEDYAVVLEIIRNYKISRIFEPLYLCRRWHDNTDSQLSREKENENNWYKDFIRTDEILNRKK; encoded by the coding sequence ATGAATAATAAAAAAATAACAGCATTTCTTTATTCAACGGGCAATGGGCAAGGTAGTATTTTAGCCAGACAATTACTTGCCCATGAGTTGGTTGAAAAGATAATTTTTTTATCAAATAAAAATGATAAAGAAATTCATGCTTCCCCTAATGAAATACTTATTAAAAATATTTTTAGTTCATTAGTTGTTGATGAATTATTAAACAGGACAAAAACAGATTTTGCACTTTTCGTTTTCGATAAGAATCAAATTGAAATAAATACTCAGGCAATATTTAGGTTAATAAAAATTGCGGAGACATACTCAGCTGGAATTACTTTCTCTGACTATAAAATTTTGGAGGGAGAAATCTTTAAATCAAATCCTTTAATTGATTATCAATATGGCAGCGTAAGAGACGATTTCGATTTTGGCTCTATGGTATTGATAAGCAGGGATTTACTTCAAAAATATTCAAACGAACTTGGAGAATTAACTTGCTCTGGTTTTTACTCGCTGGTTTTATTTGCCTCCAGAAATTCAGTGATAAAAAGAATTCCAGAATGGCTTTACTTACAAAAGAAATCAACAGATAAAATTCATTTTGAAAAACAATTTGAATATGTGGATATATCAAAAAAGGATATTCAAATTGAAAGAGAGAAAGTTGTAACAGATCATTTAAAAAAAATTGGCGCATTCATTTCCAATCCTTCAAAACTAATTGAAATAAATGAATCGTCATTCAAGTATGAGGCTTCAGTAATTATTCCTGTAAAGAACCGTGAGGCTACAATTGCTGATGCAATAAAATCAGCACTTGGACAAAAAACAGAATTTGAGTTTAATGTTATTGTTGTTGATAACCATTCAGATGACAAAACGTCTTCAATCATTAAATCCTTCAACAAAAAAGATCCGCGAGTAATTCACATTATCCCTGAAAATAGAACGTTGGAAATAGGAGGGTGTTGGAATTTAGCAATTAACGATGAAAGATGCGGAAAATTTTCTGTCCAGCTTGACAGTGATGATTTGTATCTTGATGACCAAACATTAAAAAAAATAATTTCCAAATTTTATCAGGAAAAAACCGCGATGTTAATCGGAAGTTATAAACTTGTTGATTTTCAATTGAATGAAATTCCCCCCGGAATTATTAACCACACAGAATGGACAGATGACAATGGCAGTAACAATGCATTAAGAATAAATGGGCTGGGAGCACCGCGAGCTTATTATACACCGTTGATAAGACAAATTCAATTTCCAAATGTAAGTTATGGTGAAGATTACGCAGTAGTATTAGAAATAATTCGAAATTATAAAATATCAAGAATTTTCGAGCCACTTTATTTATGCCGTCGCTGGCACGATAACACAGATTCACAGCTAAGCAGAGAGAAAGAAAATGAGAATAATTGGTACAAGGATTTTATAAGGACGGATGAAATACTAAACAGGAAAAAATAG
- the rocF gene encoding arginase encodes MVQKEKVSIIGFPMDLGSGRRGVDMGPSALRIAELSSKLINLGYEVEDLGNVQIEIMERQKVTDEKLKYLNEILKTSKLLASKVENILGRNRFPLIIGGDHSMAIGTIAGISAHCKKNKLRLGVIWIDAHADMNTDKTTPSGNIHGMPLAACMGVGNEKLVNFYGFAPKVKPENVALIGIRSVDSEERKTIKKLQVPVYTMSDVDKLGIHRIISRVLKQFKEKVDHIHVSFDVDSVDPSVAPGVGTPVAGGLSYRETHLLMESIAECGCMSSLEVTEVNPILDNRNQSAVFTVDVIASSMGQRIL; translated from the coding sequence ATGGTTCAAAAAGAAAAAGTAAGTATAATCGGGTTTCCTATGGATCTTGGATCCGGCAGGCGGGGTGTTGATATGGGTCCTTCAGCTCTAAGGATTGCTGAACTTAGTTCCAAGTTAATAAATCTTGGTTATGAGGTTGAAGATTTAGGAAATGTTCAAATAGAAATAATGGAACGCCAAAAAGTTACTGACGAAAAACTCAAATACTTAAATGAAATTCTAAAGACATCAAAACTATTAGCGTCAAAAGTTGAAAATATTTTAGGTAGAAATAGATTTCCATTGATAATTGGCGGTGATCATTCTATGGCAATAGGAACAATTGCAGGTATTTCGGCTCATTGTAAGAAGAACAAATTACGACTCGGTGTAATCTGGATTGACGCACACGCGGATATGAATACAGATAAAACCACTCCTTCGGGAAATATTCATGGAATGCCATTGGCGGCATGCATGGGTGTGGGAAATGAAAAGCTGGTTAATTTTTATGGATTCGCTCCAAAAGTTAAACCCGAAAATGTTGCCCTAATCGGAATCAGAAGTGTTGATAGTGAAGAAAGAAAAACAATCAAAAAACTTCAGGTACCGGTCTATACTATGTCTGATGTTGATAAGCTTGGTATTCACAGAATTATTTCGAGAGTACTGAAGCAATTCAAAGAAAAGGTTGATCATATTCACGTTAGTTTTGACGTTGATAGTGTGGATCCATCAGTAGCTCCGGGCGTTGGAACACCTGTTGCAGGGGGTTTGAGTTATCGTGAAACTCACTTACTGATGGAATCAATTGCTGAGTGCGGATGTATGTCTTCATTAGAGGTCACCGAAGTAAACCCAATTCTGGATAATAGAAATCAAAGTGCCGTATTTACAGTTGATGTTATTGCGTCAAGCATGGGGCAGCGTATTTTGTGA
- the alaS gene encoding alanine--tRNA ligase: protein MTSNEIRQQFLVFFKSKQHRIVPSSPVVPYDDPTLLFTNAGMNQFKDVFLNTGKREYLRAADTQKCIRVSGKHNDLEEVGHDTYHHTFFEMLGNWSFGDYYKKEAIKWAWELLTEVWKLPKERLWATVYKDDDEALKFWETQTDINPKHILKFAEKDNFWEMGETGPCGPCSEIHINVGDDFDNPKYVNAGVPECIEIWNLVFIQYNRDESGKLNDLPAKHVDTGMGFERVCAVLQNKKSNYDTDVFTPLINKIEAISSIKYKAKDHQIAMRVIADHIRALTFAIADGAVPGNEGRGYVLRRILRRAARYGRKLKLNEPFLFQLVTVISETMGGVFPEVNEKKEYVQKVIKAEEESFNATLDRGIELFDEVIKKLNHKKLKTIPGEAVFKLYDTFGFPEDLTNIMAQEKGFTIDEDGFNKLMDQQKERARDASKDKFASVNISANDLSTFNLLNNSATEFTGYTELKSTAKVIGIKIENDNELIILDKSPFYVESGGQIDDLGKLIFESNSFNVVDVFKVDNRIIHVMENDSKNILRPGTELIAEVDSNRRWDIMRNHSATHFLHKALRTIIGTHVQQAGSYVGPDRLRFDFSHFAKLSTEELQDIEALVNEQLRRNLKLIHHRDTPFEQAKKMGALMFFGDKYGDKVNVVQFGDFTMEFCGGTHVYNSSEIGLFKIISESSVASGVRRIEAVTGAGVEKYIHSQLEQLKTGEQKIEELYEAKKKLEKEIAELRMKDKLGQLDHILSLSSEEKGIKIFKGKVHADSMDELKSFGDEMRSKMGSGVGVLIAQIDDKAGIVAVVSDDLIKQKNLSAGKIVGELAKLVGGGGGGRAHLATAGGKDVQHIVTALTKVEKIISKFL from the coding sequence ATGACTTCAAATGAAATAAGACAACAATTTTTAGTTTTTTTTAAAAGTAAACAACACCGGATAGTGCCATCCTCTCCGGTTGTTCCGTATGATGACCCAACTTTGCTTTTTACAAATGCAGGGATGAATCAATTTAAAGATGTTTTTCTTAATACTGGAAAACGTGAATATCTTCGTGCAGCCGACACGCAAAAATGTATCCGCGTTTCAGGCAAACACAATGATCTTGAGGAAGTCGGGCACGATACTTATCATCATACTTTTTTTGAAATGCTTGGCAATTGGTCGTTTGGTGATTACTATAAAAAAGAAGCAATTAAATGGGCTTGGGAATTACTAACAGAAGTTTGGAAATTGCCGAAGGAAAGACTTTGGGCAACGGTTTATAAAGATGATGACGAAGCTCTTAAATTTTGGGAAACTCAAACTGATATAAATCCGAAACACATTTTAAAATTTGCAGAGAAAGATAATTTTTGGGAAATGGGTGAAACCGGTCCGTGCGGTCCGTGTTCGGAAATTCACATTAATGTTGGTGATGATTTTGATAATCCCAAATACGTAAATGCCGGCGTTCCCGAATGCATCGAAATTTGGAATCTTGTTTTCATTCAATATAACCGTGACGAATCAGGAAAACTTAATGACTTACCTGCAAAACACGTTGATACAGGGATGGGCTTCGAGCGCGTTTGTGCAGTACTTCAAAATAAAAAATCAAACTATGATACCGATGTTTTTACTCCGCTGATTAATAAAATTGAAGCGATAAGCAGCATAAAGTATAAAGCAAAAGATCACCAGATAGCAATGCGCGTAATCGCTGATCATATTCGAGCGCTTACTTTTGCAATTGCTGATGGCGCTGTGCCGGGCAATGAAGGGCGGGGCTATGTACTGCGAAGAATTTTAAGACGCGCAGCTCGTTACGGCAGAAAGTTAAAATTAAATGAACCTTTTCTTTTCCAGCTTGTGACGGTTATTTCTGAAACGATGGGGGGTGTATTCCCTGAAGTGAATGAAAAGAAAGAATACGTGCAAAAGGTAATCAAAGCTGAAGAAGAAAGTTTTAACGCTACACTTGATCGTGGGATAGAGCTGTTCGATGAAGTAATTAAAAAACTCAATCATAAAAAATTGAAAACTATTCCCGGCGAAGCGGTATTTAAACTTTATGATACATTCGGTTTTCCTGAGGACCTCACAAATATCATGGCTCAGGAAAAAGGATTTACAATTGACGAAGATGGTTTTAATAAGTTAATGGATCAGCAAAAGGAACGTGCACGCGATGCTTCAAAGGACAAGTTTGCTTCAGTTAATATTTCCGCAAACGACCTTTCGACTTTTAATCTTTTGAATAATTCTGCAACAGAATTTACAGGCTACACCGAACTAAAATCAACTGCGAAAGTCATTGGAATTAAAATCGAAAATGATAATGAGTTGATTATCCTCGATAAGTCTCCCTTCTATGTAGAATCGGGCGGACAAATAGATGACCTCGGAAAACTGATTTTCGAATCTAATTCTTTTAATGTTGTTGATGTTTTTAAAGTTGATAACAGAATTATTCATGTCATGGAGAACGACAGCAAAAATATTTTGAGACCCGGGACTGAACTGATTGCCGAAGTTGATTCAAACCGCCGATGGGATATTATGCGAAATCATTCTGCTACTCATTTCCTTCATAAAGCTTTGCGAACAATTATCGGAACTCATGTTCAGCAGGCTGGGTCTTATGTTGGGCCAGATAGACTGCGATTTGATTTTTCTCACTTCGCAAAATTGAGCACCGAAGAATTACAAGACATCGAAGCACTCGTTAATGAACAACTCCGCAGAAATCTTAAGTTGATTCATCATCGCGATACACCATTTGAACAAGCAAAGAAAATGGGCGCACTAATGTTCTTCGGTGATAAGTACGGCGACAAGGTTAATGTTGTTCAGTTCGGCGATTTTACTATGGAGTTCTGCGGCGGTACTCATGTCTACAATTCTTCGGAAATTGGTTTATTCAAAATAATCAGTGAATCTTCTGTTGCCAGCGGCGTAAGGAGAATTGAAGCGGTTACAGGTGCCGGAGTTGAAAAATATATTCATTCACAACTTGAACAACTCAAAACAGGCGAACAAAAAATCGAAGAACTTTACGAAGCTAAAAAGAAACTTGAAAAAGAAATTGCCGAATTGCGGATGAAAGATAAGCTCGGACAGCTTGATCATATCCTCTCCCTTTCATCTGAAGAAAAAGGAATAAAAATATTTAAAGGAAAAGTTCATGCCGATAGTATGGATGAACTAAAATCCTTTGGCGATGAAATGAGAAGTAAAATGGGCAGCGGTGTTGGCGTTCTAATAGCACAAATTGACGATAAAGCGGGCATTGTTGCCGTTGTCAGCGACGACCTGATCAAGCAGAAGAATCTCAGCGCCGGAAAAATTGTTGGCGAGCTTGCAAAACTTGTCGGCGGCGGAGGGGGTGGACGTGCACATCTTGCAACTGCCGGCGGTAAAGATGTTCAGCATATTGTTACGGCACTAACTAAAGTTGAAAAAATTATCTCGAAATTTTTATAG
- a CDS encoding sigma-70 family RNA polymerase sigma factor: MLSDVFVIIWRKSNLFDFDNGNVYSWIINLTRNKALDFLSRQKDSTSLPEYDDSFEDENIIPHSILKSELPEIKLALDRKEIIDKAFKKLTDAQQYVINLAYYEGLTSDEIAARLHIPPQTVKAKIKVAVNILRDNLSKGEAV, from the coding sequence ATTCTTAGCGATGTTTTTGTAATCATCTGGCGCAAAAGCAATTTATTCGACTTCGACAATGGAAATGTTTACAGTTGGATTATTAATCTAACAAGAAATAAAGCGTTGGATTTTTTAAGCCGGCAAAAAGATTCAACGTCTCTTCCGGAATATGATGACTCTTTTGAAGATGAGAATATAATTCCACACTCCATTTTAAAATCAGAATTGCCCGAGATAAAACTGGCACTGGATAGAAAAGAAATAATAGATAAGGCATTTAAAAAATTGACTGACGCCCAGCAATACGTAATTAACCTTGCCTATTACGAAGGATTAACTTCTGATGAAATTGCGGCAAGACTTCACATCCCACCGCAAACGGTGAAAGCCAAAATTAAAGTTGCTGTAAATATTTTGAGAGATAATCTATCTAAGGGGGAGGCAGTATGA
- a CDS encoding SpoIID/LytB domain-containing protein, producing the protein MKKFKQEPWITVGILTADKIDFELYGDFHSFGFRQIFSGPFSAEIINDRIICRSKSDKMEISDEIIFEPTDPIAESFLIKEVPIGKEFHWERKEKQRFIYQLKLLKHGQKIIAINFLPLENYLVSVISSEMSAKSSLQLLKAHAIVSRSWLLRQLENKSIEKSEVESVPAQIENKSESEKIVWYDKQEHELYDVCSDDHCQRFHGVTKITTEIARQAIEQTMGQVLTDSGNICDARYSQSCGGITEEFENVWQPVHHNYLKSVLDYKFEPDNYNLDFTSEANSSKWIKGNPPAFCNTLDNRILSQVLQDYDRETKNFYRWKVEYTQQELSDIIKQKTGIDFGSIIDLQPVERGKSARLVKLRIVGSKKTFVIGKELEIRKVLSKTHLLSSAIVIERGELRDSIPMRFIIWGAGWGHGVGLCQIGAAVMAYRGFMFDEILMHYFSNARITKIY; encoded by the coding sequence ATGAAAAAATTTAAACAAGAGCCGTGGATTACTGTCGGGATTTTAACGGCCGATAAAATTGATTTTGAGTTATACGGCGACTTTCATTCTTTCGGATTTCGACAAATTTTCAGCGGACCCTTTTCCGCTGAAATAATTAATGACAGAATTATTTGCCGAAGTAAATCCGATAAAATGGAAATCAGTGATGAAATCATATTTGAACCGACAGACCCGATTGCAGAATCGTTTTTGATTAAAGAGGTACCAATCGGTAAAGAATTTCATTGGGAGAGAAAAGAGAAACAGAGGTTTATTTATCAGCTTAAACTTTTAAAGCACGGGCAAAAGATCATTGCAATAAATTTCCTCCCTCTTGAAAATTATCTTGTCAGTGTTATCTCTTCGGAGATGAGTGCAAAATCTTCCTTGCAATTATTGAAAGCTCATGCTATTGTTTCAAGAAGCTGGCTTCTGCGTCAGTTGGAAAATAAATCAATAGAAAAAAGTGAAGTTGAATCTGTCCCGGCTCAAATTGAAAATAAAAGCGAAAGTGAAAAAATAGTTTGGTATGATAAACAGGAGCATGAGCTTTATGATGTTTGTTCTGATGATCACTGCCAAAGATTTCATGGCGTAACAAAAATAACAACTGAAATTGCACGCCAGGCAATCGAACAAACAATGGGGCAAGTGCTTACTGATAGTGGAAATATTTGCGATGCCCGTTATTCTCAATCCTGCGGAGGAATTACTGAAGAATTCGAAAATGTTTGGCAGCCTGTTCATCATAATTATTTAAAATCTGTTCTTGATTACAAATTTGAACCGGATAATTATAATCTCGATTTCACCAGTGAAGCAAATTCTAGTAAATGGATCAAAGGAAATCCGCCTGCGTTTTGTAATACATTGGATAATCGGATTCTTTCGCAAGTATTGCAGGATTATGATCGTGAGACAAAAAATTTTTACCGCTGGAAAGTTGAATATACACAGCAGGAACTTTCTGACATAATAAAACAAAAAACCGGAATTGATTTCGGAAGCATTATTGACCTTCAACCTGTTGAAAGAGGAAAATCTGCAAGACTGGTAAAGCTTAGAATTGTAGGCTCAAAAAAAACTTTTGTTATAGGTAAAGAATTGGAAATTAGAAAAGTTCTTTCAAAAACTCATTTGCTGAGTTCAGCAATTGTGATTGAAAGAGGAGAACTTAGAGATAGCATTCCAATGCGATTTATAATATGGGGTGCAGGATGGGGGCATGGTGTCGGGCTTTGTCAAATTGGTGCTGCAGTAATGGCATACCGGGGGTTTATGTTTGACGAAATTTTGATGCATTATTTTAGTAATGCACGAATCACAAAAATTTATTAG
- a CDS encoding anti-sigma factor produces the protein MTTEERKELQLAISFGWKKLSELKDSSEFQDDSFLTELAALQNDLSLLPVTLQIENPPSQLKDKVARKLYRIKDEIRTKVKQATLNNSEIISEPTTEIQENILEDLPAVQVEEETPGVDFPVDEEPPSLMKIDDEFEEVESLENVSTKLENEIEKLVGKVKAESQKENSQLITNEPGIDIQEEDRSTELNIPQSSKHVLPYKPESRRNTFEDYAPKKKSYLFQIISFVLFFIVAVGLVIMYFKFSSDVDNYQMQVDHLNQEITTLSAQFEGNSSLQAILDSRELRVVNLQRTNKLDNGFAKVFLDPSEGRGVLQLSELPAIETGRAYHLWGNVGADYYSLSVFTSLQRMDFKNFTFSDFLIQPGSKFLLIEDPDDKTDAPGSKILFEGGIE, from the coding sequence ATGACTACAGAAGAAAGAAAAGAACTTCAACTTGCTATTTCTTTCGGCTGGAAAAAACTCTCTGAATTAAAGGACTCTTCTGAATTTCAAGATGATTCTTTCCTAACCGAGCTGGCAGCACTTCAAAATGATTTGTCACTACTGCCTGTCACTCTACAAATTGAAAACCCTCCATCTCAATTGAAAGATAAAGTTGCAAGAAAACTTTATCGGATAAAAGACGAGATAAGGACAAAAGTGAAACAGGCGACTTTGAACAATTCTGAAATTATCAGTGAACCAACCACCGAAATTCAAGAAAATATTTTGGAAGACTTGCCTGCTGTTCAAGTTGAAGAGGAAACCCCGGGAGTAGATTTTCCGGTTGATGAAGAGCCGCCAAGTTTAATGAAAATTGATGATGAGTTTGAGGAAGTTGAATCGCTTGAAAATGTAAGCACGAAGCTTGAGAATGAAATCGAAAAACTTGTTGGTAAAGTAAAAGCAGAGTCACAAAAAGAAAATTCCCAGCTTATTACTAACGAACCGGGAATTGATATTCAGGAAGAAGATAGAAGTACTGAATTAAATATTCCGCAAAGCAGCAAGCATGTTTTACCTTATAAGCCTGAAAGCAGACGAAACACATTTGAGGATTATGCACCGAAGAAAAAAAGTTATCTGTTTCAAATTATTTCTTTCGTTTTGTTTTTTATAGTTGCTGTTGGATTAGTAATTATGTATTTCAAGTTCTCTTCGGATGTAGATAATTATCAAATGCAGGTTGATCATCTAAATCAGGAAATCACAACTCTTTCAGCTCAGTTTGAAGGCAATTCCTCTTTGCAAGCCATTCTCGATTCCAGGGAATTAAGAGTTGTAAATCTGCAAAGAACAAATAAACTTGATAACGGATTTGCCAAAGTATTTCTTGATCCATCAGAAGGCAGGGGTGTTTTGCAGCTATCGGAATTACCTGCTATCGAAACGGGCAGAGCATATCATCTTTGGGGAAATGTTGGAGCAGATTATTATTCCTTGAGTGTCTTTACTTCTTTACAGCGAATGGATTTTAAAAACTTTACTTTTTCAGATTTTTTAATTCAGCCCGGAAGTAAATTTTTATTAATTGAAGACCCTGATGACAAGACGGATGCACCCGGGAGTAAAATTTTATTTGAAGGGGGTATTGAGTGA
- a CDS encoding glycosyltransferase family 4 protein: MKILYSCLSKSWGGMEMFTLTAAKQLIRRNNEVKLLCIRDSRIHVEASAAGILTHAIKFRGYFNPSEIIKCGLTLRKEAFDLIHTQASKDLWLLVPALKIFQLQVPLFFTKQVGSFIEKKDFLHNKIYNRVNKAFAISNVIKKNLLETTALTEDKIILLHNGIDTERFDPEKVDRKKVRTELKISNNEIVIGMLARFSPGKGHEEFLAAAKQLNEKNDKLRFLIVGEASHGEDDYATQIIKLASQLSIENILFTGFRSDTPEVLAAMDIFVFPSHSEAFGIALVEAMAMAKPSVCSNSDGVLDIAIDGETSFLFENKNANDLAEKIQKLLSEPGLGLHMGVKARERAVNKFDLNILTDRVIRFYKQELNQDE; this comes from the coding sequence ATGAAAATTTTATATTCCTGTCTTTCAAAAAGCTGGGGGGGGATGGAGATGTTTACATTAACAGCAGCTAAGCAGCTCATTCGAAGGAATAATGAAGTGAAACTTCTTTGTATTCGGGATTCACGAATTCATGTTGAAGCAAGCGCTGCCGGAATACTTACACACGCAATAAAGTTTCGCGGATATTTTAATCCTTCCGAAATCATCAAATGCGGCTTAACATTACGCAAAGAAGCATTTGATTTAATTCACACGCAAGCCTCGAAAGACTTATGGCTTCTGGTTCCGGCTCTAAAAATATTTCAATTACAGGTGCCTTTGTTTTTCACAAAACAGGTAGGTTCATTTATTGAAAAAAAGGATTTCCTTCATAACAAGATTTACAATAGAGTAAATAAAGCCTTTGCAATAAGTAATGTGATTAAAAAAAATCTACTCGAAACAACTGCTTTGACTGAAGATAAAATTATTTTACTTCATAATGGAATTGATACTGAAAGGTTTGACCCCGAAAAAGTTGATAGAAAAAAAGTTAGAACCGAATTGAAAATATCAAATAATGAAATTGTAATTGGAATGCTTGCAAGATTCAGTCCGGGCAAAGGTCACGAAGAATTTCTCGCTGCGGCAAAACAATTAAATGAGAAGAATGATAAATTACGCTTTTTGATTGTCGGAGAAGCCAGTCACGGTGAGGATGATTATGCAACTCAAATAATAAAATTAGCCTCTCAACTTAGTATAGAAAATATTTTATTCACGGGATTCAGAAGCGATACCCCGGAAGTCTTAGCAGCGATGGATATTTTTGTTTTTCCTTCACACTCGGAAGCCTTTGGAATTGCTTTGGTGGAAGCCATGGCAATGGCGAAACCATCTGTTTGCTCTAATTCGGATGGAGTACTTGACATCGCAATTGATGGAGAAACATCATTTCTTTTTGAAAATAAAAATGCCAACGATCTTGCAGAGAAAATTCAGAAACTACTTTCAGAACCTGGATTAGGGTTACATATGGGGGTGAAAGCAAGAGAGCGTGCGGTCAACAAATTTGATCTAAATATTTTGACTGACCGTGTTATCCGTTTTTATAAACAGGAATTGAATCAAGATGAATAA